The genome window CAGCTGTCTTATAGAGTGAGTTCATTTTATAGTGTCGTTGAATGTTATCTTTGTCTTCGAGAATGTATGTGCTGTTTCTATGTTAGCATGGCCATTGCTCAGCCCAGCATGTGCGAATGCCACCATGCATTATCTTCTTGCACTAGGCCTCATCCCAGGTATTAATTGGTCCATGGAGGTTGCGGGGTCTTCCATGTGACTTGAGATTTACTAGTCAGTTGTCCGGTGGGCAGCTTGGTGTGTTCaacgttaccaaaaaaaaatgtctttTATGTGGTTTAGTTTTCAAATGACTGTTCTGTTATGGCTTGTAATTTATCACTAGCTTTTATTTGATGGACCACATCGTAGCTGCTGCCATTTTGTACAAATTCATAGTTCATACACAGGGAGATGCCGTTCTGGTGTTGCTTAAGATTTTTCTGGCATCGGGATTATGGAAGAATTTCTTTGAAATTGAATCTTTgcatggtttagggttttataattttaagaatATGACAGGTCCCTTTTTTCTTAAATTACAGTTTCTCAAGTGGAGGTGAAGATGGTTACGTGAGGCTACATCACTTCGATCCGGATTACTTTAACATCAGAATGTAGTTTTTTTAGTAGTACCCTTTTGAAAGATTGTTGGTTAAATTCTCTTAATTGGCGCGGTGTAAACTACATTTTATGATTACCTGTAAGAGTAGCtgtgttgtgaggtaaaaatGCAGTTAATACCCTCATTTTTGTTTCCGTGATGCGACAAAttctaaattttcatttatattttagAGGAAGTTTGAATTGGATAACGTTCAAGGTTAACTGATAGGGTCCAGCAAGtaatattcaaataaatataCCAGAGTAGATAACCAGCGAAATATTCTAATGTATTGGTCAAACAGAGAACAGTATAAACTCTCAAAAGAGGGGTGGAGGGCAGTGCGAATAAGCTCTCAAAAAGCTCATGGGCTAGATGGTTTTTCTGTTGGTTTTTTTCAAAGTCATTGGGAGATTGTGGGTGACACTGTTTTTGAAGCTGTGGCTTGTTTTTTTGAGACCGGAAAAATGGAGGTTGATGTCAATGGTACCGTTATATCATTCATTCCCAAGACTAAAGATGCTATAAAGGCCATAAAATATCGCCCAATTAGTTTATGCAATGTCTCCTATAAAGTCATTTCTAAAGTTATGGCTATGAGATTGGGTCTTATTCTGCTTAAGATTATACAAGGGAATCAATAACCACTTATTAGAGGGAGATTAATCATTGATAATGTGATTGTGGCGTATGAGGCATTACACTCAATGAGCCTTCTTGCACGTAGTAGGACCAGCTATATGACAGTGAAGCTTGATATGAGTAAAGCTTATGATAGGGTGGAATGAATTTTTGTGAGGGAGGTTTTGACACGTATGGAGTTTTTAGAAAAATGGATTTGGTGGATTTTGCAATGCATAAGTACAGTAACTTATAGAATACTTGTTAATGGTTCTTTCTCAGTTATCATTTGTCCAACGAGAGGCATTAGACAAGGTGATCCAccctccccttttctttttgtattaTGTACCGATGCCCTTAGTAGTAAACTAAAATCAACACATAATGCAAATCTGTTTAGAGGGTTCCCCTTTGGTAGAGGTCGATTACGTGTTTCACATTTATTTTTTGTCGAtgatagtattttttttgtcgAGCTGAGGATGATGATTGGAGTTGCATTTATGATATTTTAACCGCATATGGTAGAATTTCCGGACAGATGATTAATTACAACAAGACTAGTGTCTTCTTTAGTAGATTTACGTATACTCAATTAAGGGTAAGAATGATATCAATGATTGGTGCAGCGGAAGCTAAGAGGTATAATCGTTACTTGGGTTTGCCGGCAATGATTGGTAGATCTAGAAGGAGTGTTTTCCACTATATCTTGGATAAGTTACGAAAGAAGATTAATTGTTGGTCTCATCGCAATTTATCTCAGGCTGGGGAAGAAATTTTCGTCAAAGCTGTCCTTCAGGCTGTACCGACTTATGCTATGCAGTTGTTCAAGTTTCCAAAAAGTCTTTGTAATGATATTTGATCAGATAATGCGCAAGGTCTGGAGGGGGAATCATGACAATCAGAACTACAAAAGTTGGCTACCATGGTCCAAATTATGTGAATCAAAGTGGGTTGGTGGTATGGGTTTCAGAAATTGTGAAGCTTTTAATGATGCCTTGTTGGCTAAACAAGGGTGGAGGATTCTCAATAATCCAAATTCCTTGTCTAGCCGAGTCCTCAAGGCTAAGTATTTTTCTAGTTCTGATTTCCTAAATGTGGCTAAGGGGAGAAATGCTTCGTTTCTATGGGCTAGCTTATTGGAGGCAAGGAGTTTACTACAAGATGGATTGAAGTGGAGAATAGGAAATGGTGCTAATGTTAAGATTTGGCAAAATAATTGGCTTCCTAGATCAATTTATTTTGGCCAACAGGCGGAGAACTTGGGGTTTCAAATTTCATCCTTGGTTGAAAATGTAATAGATTGGGATAAAGGTTGGTGGAATGTCGATCTTTTAGAGATATTGTTTGATGCCGATACAACTCAGCTTATACTGAAACAGCCTCTTAGTTTAATTTATATTCATGACTCTTTATACTGGTCTGGGACAGCGAAATGGAGTGTATTCTGTGAAAAGTGGCTATCATCGTGCGATGGAAATTAGGGGAAGGGAAACAACTTCTCATTATGATCCCCCGAGTAATTTTTCTGATACAATATGGAAGCATATTTGGTCCCTACAAGTTCCCCCTAATTCAACCGaagtttttctttgttgtgcTGTTCATGAGATCTTGCCTAATAATATTTTGTTGCACCAGCGTCATATTAACCATCAGTCAGTTTGTCCACTGTGTAATGGAGATGCTGAGACTACAATGTATGTTCTATGGGAGTGTCCAGCTACTAAGGATGTTTATAGTGTGAGTCTCAAGAAGCTGCAAAAGATGAACTCTACATATCAGGAGTGCTTTGCTCAGTTCTGGTTAGATACTTCATGGAGTCTTTCTTCCCTCGAGCAAGCTGCTTTAGCTATTACTATGCGAATGATATGGTTGCTTCGAAATAAATTTGTTCATGAAGGGACTTTAATGCACCCAACATAGGTTGCGCAACACGGCATTCTAACTGCAGAAGAGTTTGCAGCTGCTCAAGTAGGGGTGGGAAGGTTTCAGACAATCTCAAACTTGCCTCAGGTACAACCAAATTTGCAAATTATGGAGGGGTCCAGTCACCAATTTTATTAAGGTTAATTAGGATGCTGCTGTTCAGTTGGAGATGAATTGTACTGTGTTTGGTGTTGAGCTCCGTGATGATAACGGGGATATTATGGCTTGTAGTTCAATGGTGAGAAAGGTTGCACTAGAACCTACATTAGCTGAAGCCATGGCAGCATTGTATGCGATCAAACTGTCATGTGAATTGGGTTTTACTCATTTGATTTTCGAAGGGCCCAGTTATTAGTGGATATCAGGAGATTACTTCTGAATGTTTTTAGTTGGGCAGCTGTCCATGTTAATCGATCGACCAATAACGCAGCACATTATCTTGCGAAACTTGCTTTTCATCTCAATCAAGATCAGCAAGTTTGGATTGAGGAAGCCACCTGCTCCATCATGCGTATTGTTCAAGAAGAGAAAGGTTCATGGGAAATAGCCCAACGGAGGTCTACTAGTTTATAGTATAGAACTTTTCTGGagttttttttggtatgtttgcAAGTTCTTTGTTTTAAGTCTAGACTACTATTGTAGATGGTTTCATTCCACCAATTTGGTGGCCCAAATGCCTTTAATGACCTCCAGTTCTTTTGCTCATGAGGTGGGGGTATCTGAATATATTTTGGTCTTTGACCTTTTCAAACAGAGAACAATAATAATGAAGATTACACCGATTAATCTAGCTTTCGAGGAGTTAGGCCTCCCCCAAAGCACTAGTCAAGAGCGATTCACTCAGAATTTTGAGTAGTGGAAAGTAAGTATTAGAATTTTCAATCCAATAtatacatcaataatattatccacTTTGGGTTGTCCAGTTCTCGTGAATACATTGGGCACGCATGACTTTGTCTTCCTATGAGGTCATCCTTTCGGCATTCGAAAGGCCCCACAAGTGGACTATAATGGTTAGGTTATATCGGACTCAACAAGTGGACTATAATGGTTAGGGTTACTTGTGGATGGTCCGTCCTTTCGGCATTTGAAAGGCCCCACAAGTACCACTCACTTGTGGGTGATCCGTCCATGAGGACATCTGAAAGGCTCAACAGGTGACCCAAACATGTGGAGCTGGCTCTGATGtcatattagaattttcagtCCAATAtatacatcaacaatattgttcgttttgggttGTCCAGTTCTCGTGAATACATTGGGCACGCATGACTTTGTCTTCCCATGAGGTCGCCAATCTCAATAGTGCTCTTGCAGAAACACACTTAACTGTGGTGTTACTATGGGATGTTGTCTTCTAGGAAAACATGTTATTGATGGTTAGAAgctgaaattatctatatatgttaacaaaaGCATgagaaaatttattaaaaattttattttatcccTAAGCAATGATAACAGATAAGGATTGCCGAAAGTTTTTGAATCCGATCCTTGATTTGTACAAGAAGTTATGAAAACCTATTAAACTTGAAGCCGAAACAGGGAATGAATAATTTTCAAATGTTTATCACATGGCAATTCAATGCTCATGAAACATTAGAATTTAACATCCCTTAAGATATCATTGTTGGACCATAGCAGAGGTCGTACATGTATGATTTTGATGATTATATATCCTATGCTATTTGATTATGTGACGAATTTATCTATGCGTTAAGTGAGTGTGAAATGAGTTAGATGAAAAAGAAACTTAATTTGAACATCATTATATCTATTTTCTATCATGATTAATCATGTTTTAAATGAATTAAGTGATTCTGGACTTGTTCATTTTCGGATACTCAAATCTGTCCAGAAACTAGTTTACACACACCTAATTCCAAATTGTATATCTTGTTCATATGAATTTCTATTGATGTGATTCTTGAACAGAAATGGAGTTAAGATATTAAGGAACATTTTATAGGCAGAGTGTTTAAGCCAATTCTAATTGCTCCTTGATCAATTATGTGTTGGAAGTTTCTGCACTTGTACAAATCCAAATTTGTGATATTTGAGCTTTTCTTACTAAATTGAGTGACCATTGTTGGGAAATGTCCTAAATTGAGTGACCATTATGGATAAACATTTTAATGTTGCCTTtgggttttaaatattttatttaatatttcatttatgtatgaatgttctaTCAAt of Tripterygium wilfordii isolate XIE 37 chromosome 13, ASM1340144v1, whole genome shotgun sequence contains these proteins:
- the LOC120012500 gene encoding uncharacterized protein LOC120012500, translating into MTVKLDMSKAYDRLSFVQREALDKYFFCRAEDDDWSCIYDILTAYGRISGQMINYNKTSVFFSRFTYTQLRVRMISMIGAAEAKRYNRYLGLPAMIGRSRRSVFHYILDKLRKKINCWSHRNLSQAGEEIFVKAVLQAVPTYAMQLFKFPKSLCNDI